The genomic region CAAATTCGATGTTCTGAATTTTTCTCTTGCGTCCATCACGAATTTGAAACTTCCAGGAATTCCTTGCGAGGGCGTACATATTGTACAGCCACCAGAATGCAGGCATAATTTCAAGCCGGTCACTCGCGGAATTATTACCAAGCAGTGAGAATGGCAGGGGAATATCAAGCTCGGCCGGGTAATCAGCTTTGGACAATAGCACATAAGAAGCAAAGCGACAGGATTGTTTAACACTCGTGCATAAGCCCGGCCAGAATCCGCGGCCCGCTTGAACTTCATTATCGTTTGCTCTGCTGTTGTGATTGGAACCTATTGTAGCTCCCGCGGCCATATTGCTCTGACCCATTACGACGGAGGCTATCAGAAAGGAATTGTTGTGGTGTTGTTCGTGTGCCGGGAAAATAAGATTGTTAAGCACTTCGCAGCATGAAACGGTCGAATTGTCCCCCAGGAACGAGTGGATAAGCCTGGCGCCGTACTTAAGGTTTGAGTTGTCGCCAAGAATGAAACGGACAGCCTTGCAACCATAGAAAATATGGCATCCGAAGCCTATAATGCCGTTCACCAGTTCAACACCTTCTCCGATCATCGTTTTTTCCGATTCCGAAGAGTTGATGGTTAGATTCTTAAGTTTGTTAATACCTTTTATGTAGCAGTGAGAACCTATTTGAACATCCTTGATAGCTCGAGAGTTCCTGATAACGCATTGGTTACCTGTCATTCCGTAGAAACCGCGGCGAGAGTCGAAGCTGTTCTGCGTTAAATCCTTCAGTCTTTCAAGTAATACAGTATCGTCACGGTACTTCGCCCAGAGATAGGCATCGGCGGTGATAATGCCGTTGAATGGTATTACATTCCGGCTTCCGGATTCATTCATCAGGTTAAGCCATATGCGAACGTTCTCCGTTTCACCTTCCTTGACAATTCCGTTACCGAATTTAGCATGGTTTGTTGTATGCATCTCATCGATGCTGTACAGAATGCAGCGATCACCGATAATGAAATGCGACAGATATCGGACATCATGAATCGCAACATCATCCCCTAAATCACAGGCAATTATCACACTGTTCGTAATACCTGTCGGTACCCGCAGTTCATGATGTTCAAGAACTACATTTCGTATATTCCCAATTCGCACAAGTCCGAAAAACTCAGAATTCTTTATCTGAGCGGTATTGAATTGATCTGTTACAAGTATCTCATTCCAGTTATCACAGGTATTTCCATTCAGCACCAGTTTTTCGATTTCATGAGACAGAAGATGCCGCCATCGATCTTTCCGCGATGAATTCTGACTATTTCGAAGGTAGTATTCATCTTCACCCTCGGGAAGGTACTCGACGGGAATAAAACCTTTTCCGATGCTATCCGATGAAAGGATTGAAACGGTACTCATAATATGCGCTCCTTTGATTCTTATTAACTAACTCGGATTATATACCGTCTTTTTTTGCTGATGAAAATGACTGATGAAATTCCGGCTGGAACGACAATCGCGATTACAACTGTCTTTCACCGGATGTCGAAAACTTCTCCGCTGACTGACTGCGGAGGAGACATATCCGCACGCAGTCGCGCACAGAGTACCAGAATCCCTTCCCACTTGAGTGTGCGGTTGTATGCTAAATCACCGATTGCTCTTTCGCGATACTCAATCTGATGATGTCAATTTGTGCGGATTGGGTTGTAGATTATCCCGCAATCAAGTCAGATGGTTCTCTTGACGATTGATATACGCGCTCAACCGGGGAAAAATCAGTAGTAAACATCGCAGAATGATGCAACCATCTTCACAATGGAACCAGCCTCAGCTTCGGAGGAGAGAAAAAGCTTGTAGTTATAGTAGTAGTAACTGTCATTAACGTCATCGATTATAAGATCAATTTTTCCATCTCTGTCGAGATCACCGGCCCACACAATCGCGATGAAAATCGAGGAATATTCATCACCCGGACAGGTATCCGTGATATGCTGGCGTATCTCACTGTTATGCAGGAACAAACCATCTTCAGTGGTAAACAACCGGGCTTCCTGTATACCTGGAGCATTCAGTATAATTGAAGTATCGGGATTCAAAAGCTGATAACCGTGAAATGCAGCAGGCACAGCCCCCACAACAAATTCCATTTCCGAAGACGATACGATAATCAGAGGCTCTTCAGTTTCATCGGGGATCTCAACCCTTAATCCAGCGGGTCTCTCCCATTCTTCCAATGGCGGTGTTCCCGGGATCAGCTCAAGTTCAACCATCCGCAGTTCGAAAACGGAATCCGTTTCAAAGAGCCCGTACCAGGGATCTTCATATTCAACCCAATCATGATCAAAGACAGATGCTGTAATGATCCTGTAATCACCGGTGTCTTCTCCGGGAATGCCCGCCACAAGAATCATCAGACATAGTAATCCATTCATATCTCAAACAAATCCTTTACTCCAATAGTATTGATCTATTACTGCTGGTATTCGTAGCAGCCTATATCGTAACCGCTTCCCGACGGTCTTGGCTGTCCATCCATGTCAGTTGCGGGGGCCAGTGTCTGGCTTCCCGTATCTATTGCGGGTGACGCTGACCCTATATGGTAATTGTTGCTGCCGGGACCAGTGAACTCAGGATCTCCCTCAACGTAATCATCACCGTAGTAGTCAGTGGCTCCGTCTATAAGATTGTGATCGGCGATGAACCCCGTTCCGTACGCTTCAGCGTTGAACTGGCAGGTTGTGTTGTCTGACATGATGTTGTTCCGGACTACGATATTGTCAGCCTCTGAATTTTCAACGCTTACGCCGCAGCCCCATGAAGTTTCACCGTTACCCACAAAAGTATTGTTGATGATCGTGATGTTATCTATAGGATGGGTTACACCGGGCTCTCCCCATGCCCCTACAGTTATCCCGTTACCGGTATTGTTGTACGCGAGGTTGTTGTAGAACTGCACATTGGATAGAACCCCGGCTGATTCGGCCGCTGCCGAGAATCCATCTCCATCGCAATTGTAAACAAGGTTGTCGTAAACACTGATGGTGTTTGTGGCTTTGTTCCAGCTGTCAACGTAAATTCCGAGTCTGTCCAGACCGTAAACACTGTTGTTGCTGATTACGCCGTTGCATGAGCCATCCTTCGCGTCAATACCCTCTCCGCCGTAAACGCCTCCGGCTCCATCATGTACTGTGCAGTAGCTTACTGTGAATTCGTTCGTTACAGCCACGGTTATGCATTCCTGCTCCCCTCCATTGCAGGCTCTTCCAACATCGCATGAATCGATGTTTACATTACTGCAGCTCCATATTCCCATGCCGGAAGAAGATGTGTTCCAGGTTGTACAGGCCTGAATGGTGATGTTACTTGAAGCATCGACCAGAATACCCATTGAGTTCATCCCTCCGGAGACATTCCGCACGGTAAGGCCGCTGAGTGTGATGTTATTACTGTTGGTTATTTCGAACAGCCCTCCAAATTCCGCTGGAACAGTTATCCCGGTTCCGTCAATAATTACGCTCCCATCACCATGATTCCTTATTAGAATACCGTCGGAACTGCTGCTTGCGTCTATTGAGAGCTGAACCCTTTCCGTATATGTGCCTGCCATTATCCGGAGGGTCGTGCCCGCCTGCATCTGGCTCACTCCGTACTGAATCGTTTTCCATGGGCTGTCGGAAGTGCCTGTATTTGAATCACTGCCCGATGTGGAAACGTAAAACGCATCGCCTGCGGGATTCGAACTCTGCGGATTGGAACATCCTGCGGCCAGGATTGTCGCCAAAAGGATAGCTGCATACTTCACAATAAGCTCCTTCGTAAAATGTATGACATTTACAATTTCAATAATACCTAAGAACAACATAGTATTTGATACAGGCTGTAGTCAAACTTATACATGATCATGCGATACTCCATACTGAAAACGATAGGCATTGACATCCGAAATATTAGTAGTAGTAATATTGACGAGTATTTACTATTCACGTTACGACAAGGAGTATGTTATGAAAACTGCGTTTATTATTATTCTTCTGCCTGTACTATCCTGTCTGGCAAACCAGGCGGTACAGACAGACTGGATCACCGGGCCAGGTACGAACGGTCCTGTTACCGATTGGGAAGACGTTTTTGAGTCCTCCGAAGACATCTCCTGGTTCTCTGTTCCCGGTCAGATAGCCCTTTCCTCCATCCCGCTCGCAGTACCCGTCATTAACGAGGTCGACACCTTTTTCGAGGGTGTTTACACAGCAGATGTCGGTGATATGAATGGTGACGGCATGCATGATATCGTAGCCGGCGGTTACCAGGCAAACGAGCTTCGCGTCTGGATTGCCGACGGACAGGGCGGCTGGGACAGTAATATGGTCTCGAACTCCGTTTTCGGTCCCTGCGGAGTTGACGTTGCGGATATCGACAGCGATGGCGATCTGGACATACTCTGTACTACTTATACCGGTAACCGGGTTCTGCTTTATCTGAATAATGGCGCTGCCTCGCCAACGTGGGATGAGGTAGTCATAGAGACCCTGTTCGAAGGAGGGCACGATGTGGAAGCATGCGACATGGATCTGGACGGAGACCCGGATATTCTTGCAGCATCCGCCGAGGGAGACAGAGTGGCGTGGTGGCGGAACGATGGGGGCACACCCCTGCAGTGGTTCGAGCAGGATGTTTCGTTGAACCCGAACTACCCCTGCAGGATACAGGCCTGCGATCTGGATGGAGATGGGAATATCGATGTGACAGCCAGCGCCTGGCAGGGTAACAGGGTTTATGTGTGGTACGGATCCGGGGGTTCCACTCCTTCATGGACGGAACAGATTGTCAACACGAGTTCTGTATATGGAGCGCATTCGGTAAGGGCCTCTGACGTCGATCTGGATGGTGACCCTGACCTTATAGTTTCCGCGATGAACGGCGGGACCCTTCTGCTGTTCCGCAATGAGGGACAATCACCTGTCCAATGGACAAGAGAATCGATCGAATCGTTCGGCAGCTGTGCCTACGCCAGGCCGGGTGACATCGATGGAGACGGAGACCCGGATATAGTAGCCTCTTCATTCTCATCGGGCGGTGCTGCCTGGTGGGAGAACGAAAGTGGAGGAACCTCCTGGACAAAGCATCTTTTCGCTTCGGGCATGGGAAGCGTAAGCTGTGCTCTACCGGCGGATGTGGATAACGACGGTGACCTGGACGCGGTAATTACGTGCTACGGTATAGGGGAGCTTCACTGGGTCGAGCTGAGCGAGTTCACAGACTCGGGCTGGCTTCAGAGTTCCATACTGGACACGGGTGAAAATCCGCAGTGGGCCAGCATTGAATGGGATTCGTATCTCCCGGCAAACACGGACATCATCATCAGGTTCAAGAGTTCGGACGATTACGGAAACATGGGAAGCTGGTCGGCTGGATACAGCACTCCTTCGGAGATAAGCGGCGCACTGTATCGTTATTTCCAGTACCGGATAGAGCTGGCATCTACCGCGAGTGATGTCTCCGCCCTTGTTACCTCGTTCAGGCTCAACTGGGATGCGACCGGCATCTCAGGACAGGTGAATCCATCCGCGACTTCACTTACTCTGCAAGGGGGTAATCCGGTGAGAGGGCCTCTTACTCTGGATTTGCAGGGGGCGCTGAATGGTGATGAGAGGATCATGATATTCGACAGCTCCGGCAGGATGGTCTGGTCTTCAGGTATCCTTGACCCGGCAAGTATCAGTATCACCGTCCCAGCCTCTGCACTGTGCAGCGGCTCCTACCGGGCATGCCTTCAGAACATGGAGGGTAATCTGATCTCATTACCGCTGGTTCTTCTGGGTAGCTGAATCTACTTGCACTAACGGGAGGTGCTTACGATATTCAGGCATTCCCATTTCTAAGGAGTCCATTTTTTGTTACTTAAGCGGATAGAGCTACTGAAAGTGAAGCGGATGCATATCTTGCGCTTCTAAGCGAACCCGGAAGCACAGGGTACAGGATCGCTCAAATAATCGGCAAACCGGTTCCGAATACTTACAAGACCCTCGACAATCTTGAGAATCGCGGAGCTATAATCGCCGATCACAGCGGAAGGAGCAGGCTTTACTCGGCAGTCCCCATCGGGGATTTCATCGATTCCATGGTCAGAGGTCTCGAGAGCTCGCGGAAGATGCTTCAGAAAGAGCTTTCTGATGTTGGCACTCTTCCCCCCGAGGAGGGTATCTACAGGCTGCAAAACGTCCAGCAGGTTTACAGCAAAGCTGAAAGTATGATAGCCTCGGCCAATACATCCCTGTTGATAGACATCGACCCGATACCGCTTCGGCAGCTGGAGCCTTCTATAGACGCCGCAGTCGAACGTGGATTGAAACCTCTTGTTCATGTTCACAGTGACTCGATGAACAGAAAGATCAACGGATGCGAGGTAATCAACAGCTGTAAACTTGACTGGCCGGGAGAATGGCTCGTGGTGCACGCCGATGGGCGTGAATATCTTATCGCCGTCATTACACCGGATGAGCGCAGAGTCCTCCAGGCGGTATGGAGCAGAAATGCGTTTATAGCGCCACTCGTATTTCACGGAACTCTGGATAAAGCAATTCTTTACAGCGTTATGATAATGTTCGGTAAGGGATTGAGCAGAGATGAAATCCAGACGGAGATGCGCCGTCTCTGGACTGAATTCGCGCAGAACGACCCCGGATCCCAAACCCTCCGTGAACTCTTTGATACGCTCAGATTTCTTTAACTGTCTGTATCCGCTTAAAGAAGGATCATTCTCAAAAATTGGCCAGATCCAATAGCACAATTGCAGCTTGATACGTGATATATTGCACTCTGCAGGTACATCGTTATAAGCAACTTATTAAGGAGGTATCGGTATGGTCAATCCATTTTTTCTACAAGCTCAAGAATGTACACTCGAGTGTAGTCAGCCGGATTATGATCCCAGCCAAGTATCCCCGCTGCGGATACTCTGAAACTCCAGTATCTGGCTATGGCCGGAAGAGTGGTCTCAACACTGGTTATTAAAGAACCATCACTCATGCTGTACAGGTCGAAAACAGGTGACGCGGTTGTTCCCTTTCCAGATTTGACCCACAGCCTGTTTTCTCCGTCATAGCCGACAATGGTCGCAGCGCTGCGCAACGAGTCCGGTACCCAGTTGGAGCTGAGTTCCGCTGATGTCGCTTCACTGCCGGGCCCGGGGATTACCGTGTATGGACGTGCCACGTCCAGTTCTTCCTGCGTTACGTACGTAATCTCCCAGGGGATATTAATTGGAAACCTTTTAGTTCCCGCATATAACATAGATCCGAGTCAAAAAAGATAACCTTTTCCTGTTGAATATCCGATACTGCCAGTCCTCCATCGGTAAGGAAAGTCAGTGAATATGGAGAAACGAACTCCCCCGGGCCGCTCCCGTCACGGCCGGCGCTTCCCAGGAACTCACCGTTACCTGAATAAACAAGAACTTTTCTCCGGAGGATATCCAGCAGAGCAATGCGTCCGTCGATAAGATACGTAGCATCTACAATCATTCCGAAAACATAGTTGGAATCACCAATATCGATTCCGACAGAGTCGACCTTGATCAAGTCGTATTCAAGCTGGCGGACAGTATTTTCAACCGGGCTTGTGTCCGTACCCGATTCTCCACAACCAATCAGCAGAACAAGAACAGTTAAAAAGCAATCGCGATCAACTTTCTCATTTTTCAACCTCATTCGTATGAACTGAAAGTTTCATAGACAAATAGCTTAATCTACACATCCGCTGCATTGATTTGCCTTTCTGCATTCAGTCACCCGTTGAATTGAAGGCACCCAGTTTCGTGAACTGAAGCTTCCTGTCTTCACTGAAAATGGCCCGGCAGATCATGTTACCCACCAGCGATCCTCCATCCCCCGGGTAAATAATCATTGAGTGGCTGCGCTGGAGGACATCCTCGCTGTCGAAGTAGTAGTACTGAATTGTACCGGATGATGCCGATGAATGGGAATAGGACCATAGCCGTTTCGTCTCACCCTGCGTATCGACTGCCATGATCCCGGAAAGAAAATTACTCAGAAGAAGAAAACGATCCTGTCCGATCCCGAGGTACAGATTGTAAATCAGGCCACCGGTCCCGCCGAGGGATGCGGACTCAGATATTATCAGTTCGTCTATTCCATCACCATTCAGATCGAGTTCGGTGAAGTATCTCTCGGGACTGAGGGTCGTATCAGCCCC from Candidatus Aegiribacteria sp. harbors:
- a CDS encoding DUF4954 family protein, whose product is MSTVSILSSDSIGKGFIPVEYLPEGEDEYYLRNSQNSSRKDRWRHLLSHEIEKLVLNGNTCDNWNEILVTDQFNTAQIKNSEFFGLVRIGNIRNVVLEHHELRVPTGITNSVIIACDLGDDVAIHDVRYLSHFIIGDRCILYSIDEMHTTNHAKFGNGIVKEGETENVRIWLNLMNESGSRNVIPFNGIITADAYLWAKYRDDTVLLERLKDLTQNSFDSRRGFYGMTGNQCVIRNSRAIKDVQIGSHCYIKGINKLKNLTINSSESEKTMIGEGVELVNGIIGFGCHIFYGCKAVRFILGDNSNLKYGARLIHSFLGDNSTVSCCEVLNNLIFPAHEQHHNNSFLIASVVMGQSNMAAGATIGSNHNSRANDNEVQAGRGFWPGLCTSVKQSCRFASYVLLSKADYPAELDIPLPFSLLGNNSASDRLEIMPAFWWLYNMYALARNSWKFQIRDGRKRKIQNIEFDYLAPDTAEEIFNARRLLEIWTAKASLRLNGKPTDGKNDDELAASGRELLAGPSETVNALEILGENMEKSNRKVVILKAYNAYHAYGDMLHHYAIKNLLAYLSVNREAGYAVILEGLSGERVRKWVNLGGQIIPEEDVDQIRSDIGSGKLRGWDDIHGRYDTLGEAYPLEKQKHSFATLCKLLGTDKPSKEQWTSALARAVEIQEFIRDQVYISRKKDFDNSFRQTTYRNEAEMNAAIGTIEDNEFVHQVREETEKFRKLAADAGSRS
- a CDS encoding right-handed parallel beta-helix repeat-containing protein, whose translation is MKYAAILLATILAAGCSNPQSSNPAGDAFYVSTSGSDSNTGTSDSPWKTIQYGVSQMQAGTTLRIMAGTYTERVQLSIDASSSSDGILIRNHGDGSVIIDGTGITVPAEFGGLFEITNSNNITLSGLTVRNVSGGMNSMGILVDASSNITIQACTTWNTSSSGMGIWSCSNVNIDSCDVGRACNGGEQECITVAVTNEFTVSYCTVHDGAGGVYGGEGIDAKDGSCNGVISNNSVYGLDRLGIYVDSWNKATNTISVYDNLVYNCDGDGFSAAAESAGVLSNVQFYNNLAYNNTGNGITVGAWGEPGVTHPIDNITIINNTFVGNGETSWGCGVSVENSEADNIVVRNNIMSDNTTCQFNAEAYGTGFIADHNLIDGATDYYGDDYVEGDPEFTGPGSNNYHIGSASPAIDTGSQTLAPATDMDGQPRPSGSGYDIGCYEYQQ
- a CDS encoding VCBS repeat-containing protein codes for the protein MKTAFIIILLPVLSCLANQAVQTDWITGPGTNGPVTDWEDVFESSEDISWFSVPGQIALSSIPLAVPVINEVDTFFEGVYTADVGDMNGDGMHDIVAGGYQANELRVWIADGQGGWDSNMVSNSVFGPCGVDVADIDSDGDLDILCTTYTGNRVLLYLNNGAASPTWDEVVIETLFEGGHDVEACDMDLDGDPDILAASAEGDRVAWWRNDGGTPLQWFEQDVSLNPNYPCRIQACDLDGDGNIDVTASAWQGNRVYVWYGSGGSTPSWTEQIVNTSSVYGAHSVRASDVDLDGDPDLIVSAMNGGTLLLFRNEGQSPVQWTRESIESFGSCAYARPGDIDGDGDPDIVASSFSSGGAAWWENESGGTSWTKHLFASGMGSVSCALPADVDNDGDLDAVITCYGIGELHWVELSEFTDSGWLQSSILDTGENPQWASIEWDSYLPANTDIIIRFKSSDDYGNMGSWSAGYSTPSEISGALYRYFQYRIELASTASDVSALVTSFRLNWDATGISGQVNPSATSLTLQGGNPVRGPLTLDLQGALNGDERIMIFDSSGRMVWSSGILDPASISITVPASALCSGSYRACLQNMEGNLISLPLVLLGS
- a CDS encoding 6-bladed beta-propeller; this encodes MKNEKVDRDCFLTVLVLLIGCGESGTDTSPVENTVRQLEYDLIKVDSVGIDIGDSNYVFGMIVDATYLIDGRIALLDILRRKVLVYSGNGEFLGSAGRDGSGPGEFVSPYSLTFLTDGGLAVSDIQQEKVIFFDSDLCYMRELKGFQLISPGRLRT